One Palaemon carinicauda isolate YSFRI2023 chromosome 4, ASM3689809v2, whole genome shotgun sequence DNA segment encodes these proteins:
- the LOC137639861 gene encoding alpha-L-fucosidase-like isoform X2, whose protein sequence is MIPLSKVILLALVPLALARYEPNWDSLDTRPLPQWYDDAKVGIFLHWGVFSVPSFGSEWFWAYWEGGSSAYVDFMKKNYRPDFTYADFASQFTAEFYDPNEWADIFKAAGARYLVLTSKHHEGFTNWPSKNSWNWNSMDVGPKRDLLGDLANAVRTNAPDIHFGVYHSLFEWYNPLYLQDKSSGFQSNDFITRKTYPELIDLVNTYKPEVIWSDGDWEAYDWYWNSTVFLSWLFNDSPVKDTIVVNDRWGIGTSCKHGSYYSCQDRYSPGVLQPHKWENAMTIDKASWGYRRNAAVSDYLTIQELLSQLASTVSCGGNLLVNVGPTHDGRIPPLMEERLRQLGSWLDINGDGIYGSRPWKVQNDTGTHGVWYTANGDKTYAIVLQWPSDNTLVLGSATPTQQTTVNMLGYNEPLKFAAQTPGMEVTFPDMSKVTSQWAWVLELTGVTPA, encoded by the exons ATGATACCTCTTTCAAAAGTAATACTATTAG CTTTGGTTCCCCTTGCGTTGGCAAGATATGAACCCAACTGGGACTCCTTAGACACTCGCCCTCTTCCCCAGTGGTACGATGATGCTAAGGTGGGAATCTTTCTTCATTGGGGAGTTTTCTCAGTTCCGTCTTTTGGATCAGAATGGTTTTGGGCATATTGGGAAG GAGGCTCATCAGCATACGTGGATTTCATGAAGAAGAATTACAGACCGGATTTCACCTATGCTGATTTCGCTTCTCAGTTCACTGCTGAGTTTTACGATCCCAATGAGTGGGCAGATATCTTCAAAGCTGCCGGGGCCCGTTACTTGGTTCTTACGAGCAAACATCATGAAGGTTTCACCAACTGGCCTTCAAAGAACTCATGGAATTGGAACAGCATGGACGTTGGTCCTAAAAGGGACTTACTTG GTGATTTGGCCAATGCAGTAAGGACCAATGCTCCAGACATTCACTTTGGGGTTTATCACTCATTGTTTGAGTGGTACAATCCTCTTTATTTGCAAGACAAGAGTAGTGGATTCCAGAGCAATGATTTTATAACAAGAAAAACTTACCCTGAACTCATTGACCTA GTAAACACCTACAAGCCAGAAGTAATTTGGTCCGACGGAGATTGGGAAGCTTACGATTGGTATTGGAATTCGACCGTCTTTTTATCTTGGCTTTTCAACGATTCGCCCGTCAAGGACACGATTGTCGTCAACGACCGTTGGGGTATTGGGACATCTTGCAAACACGGTTCATACTACTCATGTCAAGACCGTTACAGCCCAG gaGTTTTGCAACCTCATAAGTGGGAGAATGCCATGACTATTGATAAAGCATCCTGGGGGTACAGGCGTAACGCTGCGGTTTCAGACTACCTAACTATACAGGAGCTCCTAAGTCAACTGGCATCAACTGTTAGCTGTGGTG GCAACCTCTTGGTCAACGTTGGACCAACACACGATGGCCGTATTCCTCCTCTGATGGAAGAGCGTCTGCGTCAGTTGGGTTCTTGGCTTGATATCAATGGGGATGGAATCTACGGATCCAGGCCCTGGAAAGTGCAGAATGACACTGGCACTCACGGCGTCTG GTACACTGCCAATGGCGACAAGACTTATGCCATTGTTCTCCAGTGGCCATCAGACAATACTTTAGTTCTGGGGTCTGCTACACCAACACAACAAACGACAGTGAATATGCTTGGTTATAATGAACCATtgaag TTTGCAGCCCAGACTCCTGGTATGGAAGTGACCTTCCCTGACATGTCGAAAGTCACCAGTCAGTGGGCTTGGGTGCTGGAGCTAACTGGAGTTACCCCGGCATAG
- the LOC137639861 gene encoding alpha-L-fucosidase-like isoform X1 translates to MLTNSSYPLVTTELFPPSLSALVPLALARYEPNWDSLDTRPLPQWYDDAKVGIFLHWGVFSVPSFGSEWFWAYWEGGSSAYVDFMKKNYRPDFTYADFASQFTAEFYDPNEWADIFKAAGARYLVLTSKHHEGFTNWPSKNSWNWNSMDVGPKRDLLGDLANAVRTNAPDIHFGVYHSLFEWYNPLYLQDKSSGFQSNDFITRKTYPELIDLVNTYKPEVIWSDGDWEAYDWYWNSTVFLSWLFNDSPVKDTIVVNDRWGIGTSCKHGSYYSCQDRYSPGVLQPHKWENAMTIDKASWGYRRNAAVSDYLTIQELLSQLASTVSCGGNLLVNVGPTHDGRIPPLMEERLRQLGSWLDINGDGIYGSRPWKVQNDTGTHGVWYTANGDKTYAIVLQWPSDNTLVLGSATPTQQTTVNMLGYNEPLKFAAQTPGMEVTFPDMSKVTSQWAWVLELTGVTPA, encoded by the exons ATGCTTACCAATTCTTCTTATCCTTTAGTAACGACAGAACTATTTCCGCCTTCCCTTTCAGCTTTGGTTCCCCTTGCGTTGGCAAGATATGAACCCAACTGGGACTCCTTAGACACTCGCCCTCTTCCCCAGTGGTACGATGATGCTAAGGTGGGAATCTTTCTTCATTGGGGAGTTTTCTCAGTTCCGTCTTTTGGATCAGAATGGTTTTGGGCATATTGGGAAG GAGGCTCATCAGCATACGTGGATTTCATGAAGAAGAATTACAGACCGGATTTCACCTATGCTGATTTCGCTTCTCAGTTCACTGCTGAGTTTTACGATCCCAATGAGTGGGCAGATATCTTCAAAGCTGCCGGGGCCCGTTACTTGGTTCTTACGAGCAAACATCATGAAGGTTTCACCAACTGGCCTTCAAAGAACTCATGGAATTGGAACAGCATGGACGTTGGTCCTAAAAGGGACTTACTTG GTGATTTGGCCAATGCAGTAAGGACCAATGCTCCAGACATTCACTTTGGGGTTTATCACTCATTGTTTGAGTGGTACAATCCTCTTTATTTGCAAGACAAGAGTAGTGGATTCCAGAGCAATGATTTTATAACAAGAAAAACTTACCCTGAACTCATTGACCTA GTAAACACCTACAAGCCAGAAGTAATTTGGTCCGACGGAGATTGGGAAGCTTACGATTGGTATTGGAATTCGACCGTCTTTTTATCTTGGCTTTTCAACGATTCGCCCGTCAAGGACACGATTGTCGTCAACGACCGTTGGGGTATTGGGACATCTTGCAAACACGGTTCATACTACTCATGTCAAGACCGTTACAGCCCAG gaGTTTTGCAACCTCATAAGTGGGAGAATGCCATGACTATTGATAAAGCATCCTGGGGGTACAGGCGTAACGCTGCGGTTTCAGACTACCTAACTATACAGGAGCTCCTAAGTCAACTGGCATCAACTGTTAGCTGTGGTG GCAACCTCTTGGTCAACGTTGGACCAACACACGATGGCCGTATTCCTCCTCTGATGGAAGAGCGTCTGCGTCAGTTGGGTTCTTGGCTTGATATCAATGGGGATGGAATCTACGGATCCAGGCCCTGGAAAGTGCAGAATGACACTGGCACTCACGGCGTCTG GTACACTGCCAATGGCGACAAGACTTATGCCATTGTTCTCCAGTGGCCATCAGACAATACTTTAGTTCTGGGGTCTGCTACACCAACACAACAAACGACAGTGAATATGCTTGGTTATAATGAACCATtgaag TTTGCAGCCCAGACTCCTGGTATGGAAGTGACCTTCCCTGACATGTCGAAAGTCACCAGTCAGTGGGCTTGGGTGCTGGAGCTAACTGGAGTTACCCCGGCATAG